The genomic window CAGCATATCTATTTCATCATTAATCGCCGCCGTTTTCTCAATATAGGTGTCGGTAACGGGAATATAAGCCTCTGGCTGATAGTAGTCGTAGTAACTGACAAAATATTCAACAGCATTATTGGGGAAGAACTCCCGCAACTCATTACAAAGTTGTGCAGCTAGGGTTTTATTGTGCGCCAAAACTAAAGTCGGCTTACCCACCTTCTCAATTACTGCTGCTATGGAAAATGTTTTACCTGTTCCCGTCGCGCCTAGTAAGGTTTGGTAACGGTTATTCGCTTCTATACTAGCAACTAACTGTGCGATCGCTTGTGGTTGATCACCAGTCGGACTAAAGGGAGCTTGCAGACCAAATTCTGTCATACATTTGTACTAAGAAATACCCTATCTCATAGTAGCGTTAGGGAGTGAGGAGTGCTGAGTGGGGAGTGCTGAGTGCTGTTAGCGGTAGCGCGGCGTTTAGCCGGTGAGGAGTGTTGAGTCATTAGTCATTAGTTATTGGTTTTTCTCCTCTGCTTCTTCGCAGTCCCCAGTCCCCAATCTTAATTTACAAAAATTATTAATTTAAATTTACTTATATCTCAGTTTTGAAGATACTTATATCTATGCAAGGTTGTTTAAGGTTAAACTCTGTTATATAGGAAATATTTTAAGTTTTCCTTAAATATTGTAAAGTTCAGTTACGAACCAGAGGTGTCTAGTTATGACCATCAGCACTAATGGCAAAACGGTCAGCCCTCGGCAAAGACGTGCCAAACTTAAAGGAGAAACAACGGTGGAAGTCGAAAATAACCAAGGTCATAGCTCGAATCAAGAACAAGTCGAAAAAGGTGCTAATTTACCAGTGCAGTTAGAAAAATCAAATAAACAAGAAGTGGTAGGAACGTTAGCCGTTGCTGGAGAGCGTCCTATTACTAGTAGTGATTTAGAAGTTGCTCATACATTTTCAAGTGCTGGAATACGTCCCATTGGTGTAAGTCATTTGGAAGTGGTTGAAACAATGAACATCATGGGAATACGTCCCATTGGTGCTAATACATTCCAAGTTATGGACAGTATTAACTTGTCAGGAATTCGTCCAATTTCTTCTAGTGCGCTAGTTATTTCTAGCAACTATTCTGTAATGGGTAATCGTCCAGTTGCTCCCAACGAGACTGATGATTCTGATAGTTTGATGGGTTTTATAGATTAGATAAACAAAGAATCTCATTAATTTTAACAAATCCATTATTAACCCAGTTACTTGATTACAGTAGCTGGGTTTTTGATTAAGAAAATATATTTGACATCTCCTCCGACTGGAAGTCAGGAGGATTCTAAACTGATGTTGCTACGGGGTCTGAAAGACCCTCTCCGCAACGTTTACTAATTGATTGTTAAATAACTCAATTAGCTTTGGCACTGTCAAAATGCCCTACCCACCTCGACTAGATTAAATCTAGTTGTATGGCTACTTGAATGTTAGGTGAAATGCGTGAATACGTTTTTGTTACGGAGTTTTTCATCCTATATTCACACTACTTGATTTTATCATGTTGTCTAATAAATTAGACAATTAGCTTTCATCCCCCGGCTAGAAGCCGGAGGTTCTCAGCATAAGTACGATAGGAATCTCATTTGATTTCTGTTAGCGTAGCCTGCGCTTGCGCTTAAAAACCTAAGAGTAGTTTATAAGACGTTGGGTTAAGCGCAGCGCAACCCAACATGGTAGAAGTGTTGAGTTTTGTGCATCAACCCAACCTCCGCCTTAGATAATTTTGTTTTGCACTACTACTTAATAGCGTTCTACACTGAATATTGTCCCTACTGCCAACCTGCACTAGTTCAGAGAAACTGTCCATGCAACTCCTGAAAACAACCGACAAAGACTTTACTCCCCAATTTAAAGCCCTTGTAAATAACCGCCGGGAAGCTACGGTTGATGTTAGCGGTACAGTACACGATATCCTGGCTGATGTAAAAGTGCGGGGTGATGCCGCAGTGAAGGATTACACCAGTCGGTTTGACCATTTCAGCCCTCATTCTCTGCGGTTGAGTGAAACCTTCATGGCTGAAAAAGCTGCCAAATGTCCGGCTGAAGTCAAAGCAGCATTAGAATTAGCTGCTGAACGCATCGCTTCTTTCCACCAAAAGCAATTACCCCAAGACATTGGTTACACCGACACCGTAGGGGTAAAACTCGGTTTAAATTGGGTTTCCCTGTCACAAGTCGGTATTTACGTTCCCGGAGGACGCGCTAGTTATCCCAGTTCTGTACTGATGAATGCGCTACCTGCCAAAATCGCGGGCGTGGAACGTATTGTGATGACTGTACCCATGCCGCGCGGGGAAATCAATCCCGCAGTATTGGCAGCAGCCCAAGTTGCTGGCGTGACAGAAATATATAGTATTGGTGGGGCGCAAGCAATAGCAGCCCTCGCCTACGGTACAGACAGCATCATCCCTGTAGATAAGATTGTCGGCCCTGGTAATGCCTATGTGGCTGAAGCCAAGCGTCAAGTATTTGGGACTGTGGGTATAGACAGCATCGCTGGACCTTCGGAAATTTTGGTTGTAGCCGACGACAAAAACAACCCAGAATGGATAGCCTGGGATTTACTCTCACAAGCAGAACACGACCCCAGCGCGCAGTCGATTTTAATTACTGACTCTGAAACCTTTGCCCAACAAGTTATAGCCGCCGTTGCACAAGTTATTCCCCAGCTATCTACAAAAGAAGCAGCTAGCATCAGTTGGGAAAAGCACGGTGCAGTAATTATTGTGAACGATTTGGCAGACAGCATCCCTTTATTGAATCAACTAGCTCCCGAACACGTAGAATTGTGCGTAGATAATCCCCAATTACTAGCTAGTCAAATTAAATGCGCTGGTAGTCTGTTTTTGGGACGCTACACCCCAGAAGCGATTGGTGATTATTTAGGCGGCCCCAACCATGTGCTACCTACATCTCGTTCCGCCCGCTTCGCTTCGGGTTTGAGTGTCTACGATTTTCTCAAACGTATTACCTATTTAGAATGCAATCAAGCCGCGTTACAGGAAATTGGTCAAGCAGCCGTTACCTTAGCGGAAGCCGAAGGTTTGCCTGCCCATGCCGGTAGTGTGGCAATACGTCTACAATCAGGTTATTAAAAGCTGAGAACCCCGGCTTATGTTATAAGCCGGGGTTCTCAAATTTCAGAATTATCATAAGTAAAACAGAATGGCCATAAATTAAAGTCACAATCACCTTAATTCATGAATTAATAATTACTGACTCAGGTTACTCGTTTGAGTTTTGAGACAAAGAAATCCATAAGTAAATGCTAGTCAGATAGGCTACAGCTATAATGCAGATCGTCGATACAAATTCAAAATCATTCATGACCTTAAATAATATTTCAAGTGTGTGAGGAGTTGACAAGTTAAATGGCTAAGGTTGAAATTGTGCATTCCTATACTGGGATGCAGCAACAACAAAATTTCATCCAAAAATTTGGATTGTGTGAATATAATTAGATCACTAAACTGATGAATTTTCTCTGATGAGGTTAATTTAGGTGTAACTAACCCCAGAGGATACATATCATCAATTTACCTGACAAATAAATGTAGCTATAGCATGGATTTCGGGAAGCAATTCCCACCAGCTAGATCATCAAATTAAAGACATCATAGGAACATATACCTATAAGTAGCTACAAGCCCCAGACAATTCAATAGAAATTCTGGTTACTATTAGCTAAGTCAGGGAGTAGCCCATTCAGACTTATTTATTGATCAACATTCCTCAACTCTGTTGAGGTAGATGGCTAAACAGCAGTGATGAATCACATGAGCCTGATTAATGACTCGCTTTTCACCAAAGCTTATCTACGCTACTAACCCTCAATTGCTGTATGTAACTAGTTAAACAAAATTAATCGTTTATCGCTCTGGACTAATATTGATAAGAGCTAAAGCCGCTTACTACAAGCTTGCGTTTAATTTAGTTTTTCTACTGCATCAGCAAAGTTAACTAGGCAGTTAGCATTAGTTAACCCAATGTATGACTGCTATCGCTATTTTTTGAACTACCGTCTCTCTATATTAAACCAAACTAGCAAAACTCAACAAAAAATATCATGGGAAAATCAAGTAGTAATTATACTTAACAGGACATGATTGATCATCTAGAAATTGCGCCTAAAACTTGATTCTTTAGGCAGCAAAGTCAGGGTTTGACTATTTTTATTAGTAGTTACCGCAAGCTCATGTAAAGAAATATATGACTCATAGCTAGTAACTGACGCTAAATATTTTAGAAAAATATTTCACCTGCTAGAGAATAAAGCCATTCGGGTATGGTAGTAATGATTTGCTATGACCGTACAAATACCAAATTTGAATAATTCTAGGTTTTGTGTACGATCGCGGGTTAAACCTTTGTGTAATTCCTTAAGTGAAAGGTAATGATTATGAGCAACTATGAGCAGATTTTTGAAGCAAAAAACACCACAGAAGAATCCCTAAGTCCACAAGAAGCCGTGGCGGCGATCGCGCTGGTGAGTGCGATCGCTGATTCTGCACTGGAAGAAGTGGATGCTGAAGGGTTAGCAGGTATTCTCTGGGAGTTTGAGGTGTTCGCCGAATTTTCAGAAGATGAAATCGTCGAAATGGTTGATGAACTGATGGCGATCGCAGAAGAGGAGGGAGTCGGCCCCTTATTTAACACAGCAACTCAGTCCTTACCTGAAGAAATGGTTTGGGATGGCTTCGCGGCTGGAGTTGTTATCCTGTTAGACGAAGACGAACTCATAGTTCCCACAGATAAACAGCCTTACTTGAAAAAACTTCAGGAAGCTTTGAAACTTAAGGATGAAGAAGCACAAGAAATTGTTCAAGAGGTCATTGCTGCTTTCCAAGAACCAGACGATGATGAATTTCTCGATGATGAAGATGACACAGTAGCTATAGGAGATTCTAATTAGAAAATCTACCTTGTAAGTATTTTTGCTTGTTGACTGCTGAGTGCTGAGTAAATTAGAAAGTATAGGCTTACACCCCGTTACGCTAACAGCACTTTTCACTCAGCATTCTTCATTGATCAAAACGGCGAATACTGCACCGAGAAATACAATCCATTTTCTTGCAGCGATCGCCTTTCTCCCTCTACTGATGTTAAAGGAATACCCCAATCTAGCCGAACAAAGAAGTTATTGCCTTGTTTCCACAGTAGTCCTAACCCAGTACCAAATAACATATTTGGGGATGGATTATCTCCCTTGGTATTCCAGCCTTTACCCACGTCGATAAATGGGGTCAGTTGTAGCACTCCTCCCAGATTAGCAGCACGCAGAATCGGCAGCCGAAATTCAGCCGAAAGCAATAGGCCATTGTCAGTAAGTAATGTATCTTGACGATAGCCCCGCACACTTACCTGTCCACCCAGACCAAATTGCTCTAAAGGTACGAGAGAATTTGCTGCTAGTTGTAAATCACTCCTAGCTAACAACAGCGTGTCTGGTGCGAACTGTCTTACCCACTGCGCTTGTCCCCGCCAGGCGAAAAAGCGACTATCTGGGGCATCTTCATTGACATTAGCATCAAACCAATCAACCCCCAAACTAAATTGCGATCGCGCTGCAAAAACTTGTTTATTACTGCGTTGGGTATACTCCTGAGTCAAACGCAGGGCAGAAATATTGGTTTTTCCGTCTGCATCTGCACCAGGGGATAAAGGAAACCCACCAATATTATCAAGACCTAACTCAGTTTGGCTTTCTTGGCGCGAGAACGATAGCCCCACCGCTAATTCTTGGGTTGGCTTTTGGATCAGTGGTTGGCGATAGCCAAATTGGTAAGACTTAGTGTTGGATTGAATATCCAGGACGGTGAATGGTTCTTCAATGACACGATTCCACCCTTGGTTAAAACCAAACGAGACAGTACCATTGTGAGCATTAATTGGTAGTGTGTAATTCAGACTGATGGTATTACTGCCATCGGTATTGGTGTAGCCTACATTCAGCGTGTCCCCTAAACCTAATAAATTCGCTTCTTGCAGATCCACACTCCGACGAAAACTGCCAACACTAGGCGATCGCCCATTATCTAAAGTTGTCGTGAGTGAAAAAGTATCGGCTTCTTGAATTTCGACTTGTAATATATTGCTTCCGGGATTTACACCCATTTGTAACTCAGCTGACAGGTTTTGAATACGCGGATCGAGGCGGAGAAGTTGCAGCTTTTCCATTAAGCGCGGCACATTCAGAGGTTTGTTCGCACCAATGCGGATGCGATCGCGAATATATTGGCTACGTAATCGCCGATTACCGGCGACTTTAATTTCTGACAAACTGCCCTCTACCACCTGAATTTTGATCACTCCCGCTTCTACAGTCTGCGGTGTAATTAAAGCCCCTGTCGTTACATAGCCGTTATCAGTGTATAGCTTAGTGATGGCATCTTTGACCTGTAATATCTCTGCAAAGGATACCTCCCTTCCTACAAAGGGAGCTGTAATAACGGCAAACTGTTCTGGTGAGAAAACTGTACTACCAACAACTTCAATTTGATCAACCCGGAATTTGGACTGAGGATCATCTTCTCCTAGAGTGGGCTGATCTGGTAGTTGCACAGGAGGCAGTAATTCCTCCTGATCGGATGGTTGCGGTAACAGATCCGATGGTAAAGGAGTAACCGGAATATCTTCTAAACGACCAGGTGGTGAAGTTGGAGGATTAGAAGTTTGGGCGATCGCCTGATGATAGTTGCATAATACTGCTGCTAGAATCAAACCGAATTTGAGCAGTTTTAATCTAAAGATAAAATTTAAAAAATTGTTTAATTTTAGCTGAGACAATGCTGTGTGAATAATGGAGTTTTCAATAACAACTTGTTTCATCGTCACCCTTTTCCTTGATTTACCTATTTAGCACACACTGATTTTTCCCCATTTGCTCTAACCACTTGACCTTATATTCATCTAGTTAATTTCCGATGCTTTGATGTCATGGGTGACATAACATTACATATAATGCCTGTCTTTTTTACAACTATCCTCAGTATAAATACTATTTTTTTCTTGCGTGATAAAGCTAACAAACCATTTCTGACTTCAGAAAAGCCATCAAAGTAGTAGCCCAGATATCTTCATTTACCAACGATAGACAGCAACAGTTAACTAATGTTGGTGTTCTCAGAAATTCCCATATTTCAATACCAGGCGATCGCTCCCTTGTTACTGCTGTTTAAAAAAATACCATACAGGTAATAATAGATTTGGGTTTAGCAGGACTACTCTGTTCTAAATCACACAACTAAGGGAACTCTAACTTTAAATCAGGTGAAGGAAGTTTCTTGGCTATGAAAGTAGTACCATTTCTATTGATATTTATCAGTGGGTTATTAACACCAGAGATAATGCCATTAGCTATGCTGGGCGGAACACCATTGGCTATGGCTCAAGTGGTATCTGATGGTACAACCAGCACTATAGTCAACCCAAGTGGTAATAATTTTAATATTCTCAATGGTATTGAAAAAGGTAATAATTTATTCCATAGTTTTAGTAATTTTTCTGTGCCAACTAGTGGTTCAGCGACTTTTGATGTAACGAATACACCAAATATTACAACAATATTTAGTCGGGTGACAGGTGGAAATATTTCTCATATTGATGGCTTGGTTCAAACTCTTGGTGGTAATAATCCAGTCAGTTTGTTTTTAATGAATCCGGCAGGAATTGTATTTGGGCAAAATGCCTCATTAAATATTGGCGGGTCATTTGTGGGAACGACGGCGAATAGTATTAAGTTTGCTGATGGGACAGAATTTAGTGCTGTTAATCCGACTTCAAAAGCATTATTGACGATGAGTATACCCATCGGTTTGCAGATGGGGCAGCATCCCACCCCAATTACGGCTCTGAGCAGTGGACATCAGTTGAAGAGTACAAATACAGAACTTGTACCCACTAATCTTAGTGCGAACACCACTGGAGGATTGCGGGTGGAGTCAAGGCAAACTCTTGCCCTTGTTGGCGGAGATATTGTCCTGACAGGTGGAATGTTGATTGCGGAGGGTGGACGGGTTGAACTGGGCAGTGTGAAACAGTCAGCTACGGTCAATGTCACTGCTGGTCAACCGGGATTTGCCTTCAATTATGCAGACATCACAAACTTGGGTAGCATCCAGCTATCTCAGCAGGCCTTGCTGGATGTTAGTGGAGTACCAGCCGGTTCAATTCAAGTACAGGGTCGTCAGGTAAGCCTTACTAATGGTTCACTGCTATTAGCCCAGAATAGCGGTGTCCAAGCTGGGGGAAGGATTCATGTCCAAGCAACAGAATCACTGTACATGGACGGATATTTAGCGAGTCAAGGCATTCGGAATGGCTTGTTGACTGAAACCCTGGGTAAGGGAGCTAGTCAAGATATAACAATCAACACTCAACAGTTGACGATTCGCAATGGAGCAGGGATTATTAACCGCACCTTTGGATTTGGCCATGGTGGTAACATCGTAGTCCAAGCATCGGAGTTTATAGAAGTACGTGATTTCAATCCAGCGAATATATTTAGTGTAATTAGTTCTAGTACTCTTGCTGATGGAAATGGCGGTAATATTACTCTGTTTACCCCCCGACTCACCGTCGCCAATGGTGCTGTTGTGGGCAGCGTTACTTTTAGTCGCACGCAAGGGCGCGGTGGCGATTTGCTGATCAATGCCGATCGCATTGAAATCATTGGCAATCATTTACCGGGTGCAACAGCGTTATCGACAGCTAGCTTTGTTTCAGGCAATGCAGGCAATGCGATTCTGAATACTGACAAATTGACAGTTAGGGATAGTGGCGTGATCACTAGTTCCAGTTCTAGCCGAGGCACTGCTGGCAACGTTACAATAAATGCCTCGGCAGAGGTAAGTGTACAAGGTCGAATTCCTCGTGCGCTTAGTTCTAGCGAAATCCGTTCTGCTGTAATTGCTCCCAGTCAATTTGCTCAACTCTTTTTTGGGATTCCGGCAATTCCTATTGGTCAAGGGGGAAACGTCACCATCAACACACCCTTGTTAACTGTTAGCGATCAAGGATCGATCACGGTGAGAAACCAGGGAATTGGCGATGCGGGAAACATCCAGGTGAATACCCAATCATTGCGACTCAGCAATAACGGTAGCATTACTGCAACTACTGAATCTGGAGCAGGTGGCGACATAAATTTGCAGACAGAGTTATTATCGATGCGTTATGGTAGCACCATTACCACCAAAGCCTCAGGAATGGGTAATGGTGGGAATATTAACATCACAGCCCCAGTTATCCTGGGCTTGGAAAACAGCGACATCATTGCCAATGCTGTCCAAGGTCGTGGCGGTAACATTAATATCACCACTCAAGGCATCATTGGTTTGGAATACCGCAACACTCTCACTCCAAGAGAAGACCTCACCAACGACATTACAGCTAGTTCCCAATTCAATGTCAATGGCACTGTGCAGATCAATAATATTGGTGTTGACCCCAACTCTGGCTTATTGGAACTACCAGCAAATATCACTGATCAATCACAGCAAATTGCCACAGGCTGTTCTAATACAAATGACAGTAGTTTTGTCGCCACAGGCAGGGGAGGAGTACCGCAAAATCCAACTCAGGAAGTGAGGAGCGATGTCTACGACGGGCTACGCCTACGCACTTGGTCTGACATCCGCGACATCTCTGCATTCCACACAACTGCCGCAGTTACACCACAAATACCCCCATCTCCAGAGGTGCTTGTCCAAGCTACTTCTTGGCGACGTAACGCTAACGGCAAAATTGAGTTAAGAGTCGCCCAATCACCAGATCATGTGCCATCATACTTAACTTGTGGTGCTGCCGTTTCCCAAAATTAATGGTTAGAAGTATTTACCTGAAGGGAATCATAAGCATAAATCATCAAGTATCAGAGACATAAGTAATGAGAGTAAGTTCTGTTGGGTTAGGTTTGCTCAATCAATTGTCATTAGGTGTCATGCTGCTGATTTGGTGTCATACTGCTCATGCTCAGGTGACATCAGATGGGACAACCAACACCCTTGTCAACCAAAGTGGCAATAATTTTAATATTCTTAACGGTATAAATCAAGGTAATAATTTATTTCACAGTTTCAGTAATTTCTCTGTGCCTACAAATGGTTCAGCCACTTTTAATTTAATCAACACGCCAAATATTACAACTATATTTAGCCGGGTTACAGGTGGAAATGTTTCTAATATTAATGGATTGATTCGCACGCTCAATAGTAATAACCCAGTCAGTTTATTTTTGATGAATCCCAATGGGATTATCTTTGGACAAAATGCCAGGTTAGATATTGGCGGTTCGTTTGTGGGGACGACGGCGAATAGTATTAATTTTAGCGATGGGACAGAATTTAGTACAGTTAATCCAACAGCAAAGTCGTTGTTGACGATGAGTGTACCTATCGGTCTGCAAATGGGGACCAATCCAGGCACTATAACTAATGGCTCTAGAGCTAATAATGGTGTCAATTTACCTTTAGGTTTACGTGTCATAGATGGTCGTAGCATTTCTCTAATTGGAGGTAATGTTGAAATAAACGGAGGGAGAATAAATGCTTTAGGGGGAAAAATTGAACTGATTGCTCTAGGAAGTGGGGGAGTAGCCGATTTTAGTCTTGGAGAAAAGACCACGACCACAACTGTAAAAGAAAACTCTCCCTTAGCAAATATCACATTAAATAACGTTGGGAATAATACTGCTCAAGTCATTGTCATGTCTGATGGTGGGGGCGATATTGCGATCGCTGGGCAAAATGTCAGTATCTTGAACAGAAGTAATGTCAGAGCAGGAATCGCTGAAAACAGTGGGACTACAGAGTCAGTAGCAGGCAATATCGATATTTTTGCCCCTGGCCGTTTACAAGTTCAAAGCAGTAGTAATATTTTTGGTCGCTTAGAAAGGAATGCTCGCGGACAGGGTGGCAATATCAATATTCGAGCAGGTTTGGTATCTCTAACTGAAGGAGGACGGGTTGAAGCGAGTTTAGTCAATCTAGCACAGGGAAATGCTGGTAATATTAATATACTTGCAGATGCGATTGAAATATCGGGAACAGTACCAGCTGGATCAGGTGTGAGAAAATCAGGAATGAGTAGCAGTACTCAAGCCAACTCGATGGGGAATGGTGGGCTAATTAATTTGCAAGCAGACCGAATTTCTTTAACTGAAGGTGCGGACATCGAAGTTTCCACCAGAGGGACTGGGAATGCAGGAAGTGTCGATATTAAAAGTAAAAACCTCTTTGTTAGCGGTATCGGTCAACTCAATGGTTTTGGTTCGACAATAGTCGGAACAGTGTGGAATAATGGAACTGGAGAGGGTGGAAATATAAAAATAGAGACAGACTCCTTACATCTTTCTGAAGGAGGTAGAATTGTCTCAGTAACAAACGGAAAAGGGAATGCTGGAAATATTACAATTGATGCTCGTTCTAGCTTAATTGAAGGTGTGGGTAGTAGTTCGACGGGTAACTCTCCCAGTCAAATTTTAACCGGAGTCAGTCAGGGTACTGGCAATGGCGGTAATTTAACCTTTAATACTGATAGTCTGACACTTCTCAATGGCGGTCAAGTGAATGCAAATACCCAGGGAAACGGGAATGCAGGTTTCATTGAGATTACAGCCAACAATATCCTTATTGATGGTATCCATCCATTAAGTGCAACTGCAAATACAAATTTAACCAGCCGTATTGGCAACGATGTTGGCCTAAGAGCAAATGGGAATGGCGGAATCGTTAAGATAGTTGCAAATTCAATGCAACTCAGTAATGGTGGTGAGATTAGTAGCTACAGTAACACTAATTTACCAAATACAGGAAATGCAGGAACGGTCAATTTGAATATTCGCGATCGCATTATTCTTGATCGAGGGGGGATTTCCACGAGAACAACTAATGATGGGATTGGTGGCAAGATTGACATTACTGCGGGTCAGTTAAGTTTAAACAATCAAAGTTTCATTCAAAGTTATACCAGCGGAAGTGGTAACGCTGGTATTATCACCGTGAAGGCTGAAGAAGTGACAATTGATGGAAATTCGCAAGTTTCTACTGGTTCCATCGGTAGCGGCAGTGGTGGTAGTATTGACATCACCGCCGGTGAATTAAGTTTAAACAATCAAAGTTTCATTCAAAGTGATACCACCGGAAGCGGTAACGCTGGTATTATCACCGTGAAGGCTGGAGAAGTGGCAATTGATGGAAATTCGCAAGTTTCTACTGCTTCCACAGGTACAGGCAGTGCCGGTGATATTAGCTTTGTGGAAACGAATAATTTCAGCTTGAAGGGTGGTTCCCAAGTCACCAGTTCCAGTACTCAAACCGGAGATGCGGGAAGTATTACCTTAGATATTGCCAATCAATTATTTGCTGATAATGGTGTTTTCTCTACAAGCAACCGTGATGGTATTGGTGGCGAGATTGACATTATTGCGGGTCAGTTAAGTTTAAACAATCAAAGTTTAATTCAAAGTGATACCACCGGAAGCGGTAACGCTGGTATTATCACCGTGAAAGCTGGAGAAGTGGCAATTGATGGAAATTCGCAAGTTTCTACTGCTTCCACAGGTACAGGCAGTGCCGGTAATATTAGCTTTGTAGAAACGAATAATTTCAGCTTGAAGGGTGGTTCCCAAGTTACCAGTTCCAGTACTCAAACCGGAGATGCGGGAAGTATTACCTTAAATATTGCCAATCAATTATTTGCTGATAATGGTGTTTTCTCTACAAGCAACCGTGATGGGGTTGGTGGTAGTATTGACATCACCACAGGTGAATTAGGTTTAAGTAATCAAAGTTCGATTGACAGCAGCACCACAGGAAGGGGAAATGCAGGTCAAGTTACCATTAATGCAGCGAATTCCCTCAATGTAGATCGAAGTCAAATCAGCAGCCAATCCACGGGTAGCGGCAATGGTGGCACATTGAATATTACCGCAAGTCAGTTAGCGTTTACTAATGATACTTCCCTATCCACAACATCATTTGCCAGCGGAAACGCTGGAAATCTGAATATGCGAGCAGAAATAGTTAAACTTGACAACAATTCGCAAATCAGTAGTCGCAGCCTTGGTAGTGGTATTGGTGGTTCGATCCAAGTCCTGGCAAATAATTTGAAATTGAATAATAATGCCCAAATCAATGTTCAAACAGCATCGGGTAATGGTGGTAACATCGACCTGAATATTCTCGATTTATTTTTGATGCGCGATCTCAGTATTTTGTCTGCCGAAGCAGAGGGTATAGGGAATGGAGGCAATATTAATATCACTTCCCCCTACGTAATTGGTTGGGAAAATAGCGATATTATTGCCAATGCATTTGAAGGAAATGGTGGCAATATTACGATTACAACCCAAGGAATATTTGGATTAGCATTCCGTAATACCCTCACCCCCAGAACCGACCTTACCAACGACATCACCGCTAGTTCCCAATTCAATCTCAACGGTACAGTGCAAATCAATAATATTGGTGCTGACCCCAATTCTGGGTTAATAGAATTACCAGCAAATGTTACAGACCAATCCCAGCAAATTGCTAGTGGTTGTGCAGATACCAGTGGTAGTAGTTTTGTCGCCACTGGAAGGGGAGGAATACCACAAAATCCTAGTCAAGATGTGAGGAGCGATACCTCCGGTGGACTATATAGCCTACGCACTTGGTCTGATGTCCGCGATATCTCTGCATATCGTCAAACTGGTGCAGTTACAGCACAAATATCAACACCGGAACAAACTCTTGTGCAAGCCACA from Nostoc sp. UHCC 0870 includes these protein-coding regions:
- a CDS encoding two-partner secretion domain-containing protein, with amino-acid sequence MRVSSVGLGLLNQLSLGVMLLIWCHTAHAQVTSDGTTNTLVNQSGNNFNILNGINQGNNLFHSFSNFSVPTNGSATFNLINTPNITTIFSRVTGGNVSNINGLIRTLNSNNPVSLFLMNPNGIIFGQNARLDIGGSFVGTTANSINFSDGTEFSTVNPTAKSLLTMSVPIGLQMGTNPGTITNGSRANNGVNLPLGLRVIDGRSISLIGGNVEINGGRINALGGKIELIALGSGGVADFSLGEKTTTTTVKENSPLANITLNNVGNNTAQVIVMSDGGGDIAIAGQNVSILNRSNVRAGIAENSGTTESVAGNIDIFAPGRLQVQSSSNIFGRLERNARGQGGNINIRAGLVSLTEGGRVEASLVNLAQGNAGNINILADAIEISGTVPAGSGVRKSGMSSSTQANSMGNGGLINLQADRISLTEGADIEVSTRGTGNAGSVDIKSKNLFVSGIGQLNGFGSTIVGTVWNNGTGEGGNIKIETDSLHLSEGGRIVSVTNGKGNAGNITIDARSSLIEGVGSSSTGNSPSQILTGVSQGTGNGGNLTFNTDSLTLLNGGQVNANTQGNGNAGFIEITANNILIDGIHPLSATANTNLTSRIGNDVGLRANGNGGIVKIVANSMQLSNGGEISSYSNTNLPNTGNAGTVNLNIRDRIILDRGGISTRTTNDGIGGKIDITAGQLSLNNQSFIQSYTSGSGNAGIITVKAEEVTIDGNSQVSTGSIGSGSGGSIDITAGELSLNNQSFIQSDTTGSGNAGIITVKAGEVAIDGNSQVSTASTGTGSAGDISFVETNNFSLKGGSQVTSSSTQTGDAGSITLDIANQLFADNGVFSTSNRDGIGGEIDIIAGQLSLNNQSLIQSDTTGSGNAGIITVKAGEVAIDGNSQVSTASTGTGSAGNISFVETNNFSLKGGSQVTSSSTQTGDAGSITLNIANQLFADNGVFSTSNRDGVGGSIDITTGELGLSNQSSIDSSTTGRGNAGQVTINAANSLNVDRSQISSQSTGSGNGGTLNITASQLAFTNDTSLSTTSFASGNAGNLNMRAEIVKLDNNSQISSRSLGSGIGGSIQVLANNLKLNNNAQINVQTASGNGGNIDLNILDLFLMRDLSILSAEAEGIGNGGNINITSPYVIGWENSDIIANAFEGNGGNITITTQGIFGLAFRNTLTPRTDLTNDITASSQFNLNGTVQINNIGADPNSGLIELPANVTDQSQQIASGCADTSGSSFVATGRGGIPQNPSQDVRSDTSGGLYSLRTWSDVRDISAYRQTGAVTAQISTPEQTLVQATGWRRNADGKIEVFADKSSTGVQQALTCAAVTKS